One window from the genome of Chaetodon trifascialis isolate fChaTrf1 chromosome 20, fChaTrf1.hap1, whole genome shotgun sequence encodes:
- the rbm18 gene encoding probable RNA-binding protein 18 isoform X2 — MSSAAETVENASIISESVAHDGNRLWIGNIDPKITEYHLVKLLEKFGNVKQFDFLFHKSGPLEGQPRGYCFVNFNTREEAERAIQCLNGKLALSKKLVVRWAHAQRFEGFRNEKTMPPSLEPSCSGVTEEGPITTNHLSTSAKIRAIEAKLQMMEENPDDDYSGPSAYVYNKPPERKRWEPYSKSHHNNQSRPFRKFRR; from the exons ATGTcgtctgcagcagagacagtggAAAATGCCTCCATCATTTCCGAGAGTGTGGCCCATGACGGAAACCGCTTGTGGATAGGCAACATCGATCCCAAAATCACAGA GTACCACCTGGTGAAGTTGCTGGAGAAGTTTGGCAATGTGAAAcagtttgacttcctgtttcataaGTCTGGGCCTTTGGAGGGACAGCCACGGGGCTACTGCTTCGTCAACTTCAACACCAGAGAG gaggcagagagggccATACAGTGTTTAAATGGGAAGCTAGCTTTGTCCAAGAAGCTGGTTGTGCGCTGGGCGCACGCACAG AGGTTTGAAGGTTTCCGTAACGAGAAGACGATGCCTCCGAGCCTGGAGCCGTCGTGCAGCGGCGTGACGGAGGAAGGACCCATAACTACCAACCACCTCAG CACGAGTGCTAAGATCCGCGCCATTGAGGCCAAGCTCCAGATGATGGAGGAGAATCCAGATGATGACTACTCAGGCCCATCGGCCTACGTTTACAACAAACCGCCAGAGAGGAAACGCTGGGAGCCCTACTCTAAATCACACCACAATAACCAGAGCAGGCCCTTCCGCAAGTTTAGGAGATGA
- the mrrf gene encoding ribosome-recycling factor, mitochondrial isoform X1: protein MCSLFMALNHLNLLRPLLCQSLVRQLRTPLVASSRVAAPPLYPSTTCYPTACTRLYATKKAKAKAKSQPAKVNINATLVEDIISLEEVEEEMSAVLNALKDDFTRNLSIRTSPGALDHIVVTTQDGKFPLNQLGQVSMKSPQLIIVNMSSFPEATAAAACALRENSMNLNPEVDGTIIKVPVPKVTREHRENLTKLAKQMSNKAKDSLRRVRANAVTQLKKAKEGHSEDTIRLVEKQIQQMSDNVTVDIDKHLAAKTKELLG from the exons ATGTGTAGTCTAT TTATGGCTTTGAATCACTTGAACCTGCTGCGACCACTGCTGTGTCAGTCCCTGGTGCGGCAGCTCAGGACGCCCCTCGTGGCCTCCTCCAGGGTCGCTGCACCACCTCTGTACCCCAGCACCACCTGCTACCCCACTGCATGCACCAGGCTCTATGCCACCAAGAAGGCAAAAG CCAAGGCAAAGAGCCAGCCAGCTAAGGTGAATATTAATGCAACTCTGGTGGAAGACATCATCAGTCTggaagaagtggaggaggaaatgtCGGCTGTTCTCAATGCGCTCAAAGACGACTTCACACGCAACCTCAGCATCCGAACCTCGCCAG GAGCTCTGGATCACATTGTGGTGACGACTCAAGATGGGAAGTTTCCTCTCAACCAGCTGGGTCAGGTCTCCATGAAATCACCTCAGCTCATTATAGTCAACATGAGCAGCTTCCCAGAG GCTACAGCGGCGGCTGCCTGTGCCCTGAGAGAGAATAGCATGAACCTTAACCCAGAGGTGGACGGGACGATCATCAAGGTGCCTGTTCCCAA AGTCACGCGGGAACACAGGGAGAACCTCACCAAGCTGGCCAAACAGATGAGCAACAAGGCGAAAGACTCGCTTAGGAGGGTGCGAGCTAACGCTGTCACACAGCTCAAAAAGGCGAAGGAAGGACACTCAGAGGACACCATACGGCTTGTAGAAAAACAG ATTCAGCAAATGTCAGACAACGTGACAGTGGACATTGACAAACATCTCGCAgccaagaccaaggagctgTTAGGCTGA
- the rbm18 gene encoding probable RNA-binding protein 18 isoform X1: MSSAAETVENASIISESVAHDGNRLWIGNIDPKITEYHLVKLLEKFGNVKQFDFLFHKSGPLEGQPRGYCFVNFNTREEAERAIQCLNGKLALSKKLVVRWAHAQVRRFEGFRNEKTMPPSLEPSCSGVTEEGPITTNHLSTSAKIRAIEAKLQMMEENPDDDYSGPSAYVYNKPPERKRWEPYSKSHHNNQSRPFRKFRR, from the exons ATGTcgtctgcagcagagacagtggAAAATGCCTCCATCATTTCCGAGAGTGTGGCCCATGACGGAAACCGCTTGTGGATAGGCAACATCGATCCCAAAATCACAGA GTACCACCTGGTGAAGTTGCTGGAGAAGTTTGGCAATGTGAAAcagtttgacttcctgtttcataaGTCTGGGCCTTTGGAGGGACAGCCACGGGGCTACTGCTTCGTCAACTTCAACACCAGAGAG gaggcagagagggccATACAGTGTTTAAATGGGAAGCTAGCTTTGTCCAAGAAGCTGGTTGTGCGCTGGGCGCACGCACAGGTGAGG AGGTTTGAAGGTTTCCGTAACGAGAAGACGATGCCTCCGAGCCTGGAGCCGTCGTGCAGCGGCGTGACGGAGGAAGGACCCATAACTACCAACCACCTCAG CACGAGTGCTAAGATCCGCGCCATTGAGGCCAAGCTCCAGATGATGGAGGAGAATCCAGATGATGACTACTCAGGCCCATCGGCCTACGTTTACAACAAACCGCCAGAGAGGAAACGCTGGGAGCCCTACTCTAAATCACACCACAATAACCAGAGCAGGCCCTTCCGCAAGTTTAGGAGATGA
- the mrrf gene encoding ribosome-recycling factor, mitochondrial isoform X2 has protein sequence MVMALNHLNLLRPLLCQSLVRQLRTPLVASSRVAAPPLYPSTTCYPTACTRLYATKKAKAKAKSQPAKVNINATLVEDIISLEEVEEEMSAVLNALKDDFTRNLSIRTSPGALDHIVVTTQDGKFPLNQLGQVSMKSPQLIIVNMSSFPEATAAAACALRENSMNLNPEVDGTIIKVPVPKVTREHRENLTKLAKQMSNKAKDSLRRVRANAVTQLKKAKEGHSEDTIRLVEKQIQQMSDNVTVDIDKHLAAKTKELLG, from the exons ATGG TTATGGCTTTGAATCACTTGAACCTGCTGCGACCACTGCTGTGTCAGTCCCTGGTGCGGCAGCTCAGGACGCCCCTCGTGGCCTCCTCCAGGGTCGCTGCACCACCTCTGTACCCCAGCACCACCTGCTACCCCACTGCATGCACCAGGCTCTATGCCACCAAGAAGGCAAAAG CCAAGGCAAAGAGCCAGCCAGCTAAGGTGAATATTAATGCAACTCTGGTGGAAGACATCATCAGTCTggaagaagtggaggaggaaatgtCGGCTGTTCTCAATGCGCTCAAAGACGACTTCACACGCAACCTCAGCATCCGAACCTCGCCAG GAGCTCTGGATCACATTGTGGTGACGACTCAAGATGGGAAGTTTCCTCTCAACCAGCTGGGTCAGGTCTCCATGAAATCACCTCAGCTCATTATAGTCAACATGAGCAGCTTCCCAGAG GCTACAGCGGCGGCTGCCTGTGCCCTGAGAGAGAATAGCATGAACCTTAACCCAGAGGTGGACGGGACGATCATCAAGGTGCCTGTTCCCAA AGTCACGCGGGAACACAGGGAGAACCTCACCAAGCTGGCCAAACAGATGAGCAACAAGGCGAAAGACTCGCTTAGGAGGGTGCGAGCTAACGCTGTCACACAGCTCAAAAAGGCGAAGGAAGGACACTCAGAGGACACCATACGGCTTGTAGAAAAACAG ATTCAGCAAATGTCAGACAACGTGACAGTGGACATTGACAAACATCTCGCAgccaagaccaaggagctgTTAGGCTGA
- the mrrf gene encoding ribosome-recycling factor, mitochondrial isoform X3 → MALNHLNLLRPLLCQSLVRQLRTPLVASSRVAAPPLYPSTTCYPTACTRLYATKKAKAKAKSQPAKVNINATLVEDIISLEEVEEEMSAVLNALKDDFTRNLSIRTSPGALDHIVVTTQDGKFPLNQLGQVSMKSPQLIIVNMSSFPEATAAAACALRENSMNLNPEVDGTIIKVPVPKVTREHRENLTKLAKQMSNKAKDSLRRVRANAVTQLKKAKEGHSEDTIRLVEKQIQQMSDNVTVDIDKHLAAKTKELLG, encoded by the exons ATGGCTTTGAATCACTTGAACCTGCTGCGACCACTGCTGTGTCAGTCCCTGGTGCGGCAGCTCAGGACGCCCCTCGTGGCCTCCTCCAGGGTCGCTGCACCACCTCTGTACCCCAGCACCACCTGCTACCCCACTGCATGCACCAGGCTCTATGCCACCAAGAAGGCAAAAG CCAAGGCAAAGAGCCAGCCAGCTAAGGTGAATATTAATGCAACTCTGGTGGAAGACATCATCAGTCTggaagaagtggaggaggaaatgtCGGCTGTTCTCAATGCGCTCAAAGACGACTTCACACGCAACCTCAGCATCCGAACCTCGCCAG GAGCTCTGGATCACATTGTGGTGACGACTCAAGATGGGAAGTTTCCTCTCAACCAGCTGGGTCAGGTCTCCATGAAATCACCTCAGCTCATTATAGTCAACATGAGCAGCTTCCCAGAG GCTACAGCGGCGGCTGCCTGTGCCCTGAGAGAGAATAGCATGAACCTTAACCCAGAGGTGGACGGGACGATCATCAAGGTGCCTGTTCCCAA AGTCACGCGGGAACACAGGGAGAACCTCACCAAGCTGGCCAAACAGATGAGCAACAAGGCGAAAGACTCGCTTAGGAGGGTGCGAGCTAACGCTGTCACACAGCTCAAAAAGGCGAAGGAAGGACACTCAGAGGACACCATACGGCTTGTAGAAAAACAG ATTCAGCAAATGTCAGACAACGTGACAGTGGACATTGACAAACATCTCGCAgccaagaccaaggagctgTTAGGCTGA